A single Uloborus diversus isolate 005 unplaced genomic scaffold, Udiv.v.3.1 scaffold_996, whole genome shotgun sequence DNA region contains:
- the LOC129234092 gene encoding ADP-dependent glucokinase-like: protein AQLKQLQKVQALMAKQPNNVRIHFEMASFSDETLLKNLVENIIPFADSLGMNEQELPNLYQMMKYGNVSLLAESRPRIAAVLDQMRNVFNYLQGTEETSGRRKLTRLHVHTLAFQAFLVNKESQWKNTKAAAAKSALTANRHTCGSDEINIKNAKLIMDDAFTSSMQQDFRRIPFETKQPVSCWDEEDLMFCVSPVLVCTDVLQTGGGGDNISSAGLVLQI from the exons atgcCCAACTGAAACAGCTGCAGAAAGTTCAAGCATTAATGGCAAAACAGCCTAACAATGTGAGAATTCATTTTGAAATGGCATCTTTCAGTGATGAAACGCTTCTAAAAAATCTTGTTGAAAATATAATTCCGTTTGCCGATTCTCTTGGAATGAATGAACAGGAGCTCCCTAATTTGTACCAGATGATGAAATATGGGAATGTAAGTTTACTTGCTGAATCTCGCCCTAGAATTGCAGCTGTTTTAGACCAGATGAGGAATGTATTCAA CTATCTACAAGGTACCGAAGAAACTTCAGGTCGTCGAAAACTAACCAGACTGCATGTACATACTTTAGCGTTCCAAGCTTTTCTTGTTAACAAAGAATCTCAGTGGAAAAACACAAAAGCAGCAGCAGCCAAGTCTGCTCTCACCGCCAACAGGCATACATGTGGATCTGAtgaaatcaatataaaaaatgCCAAACTCATAATGGATGATGCTTTTACATCCAGTATGCAACAGGATTTCCGTCGCATTCCATTTGAAACTAAACAGCCAGTCTCTTGTTGGGATGAAGAGGACTTAATGTTTTGTGTATCGCCTGTGCTAGTGTGTACAGATGTCTTGCAGACTGGTGGAGGAGGTGATAATATTTCTTCAGCTGGGCTAGTTttacaaatatga